The following proteins come from a genomic window of Lysobacterales bacterium:
- the rfbC gene encoding dTDP-4-dehydrorhamnose 3,5-epimerase, with protein MRVIDTTLPGVKLIEPDVFGDSRGFFFEGWNRARYAEHGLDFNVVQTNMSRSARGVLRGLHYQWPNPQGKLVSVIEGEVYDVAVDIRRGSPTFGRWTAAVLSAENKRQMWVPEGFAHGFVVTSEHALFHYLVTTPYDRAADANLRWNDAALAIDWPIAEPALSDKDLKAPFLADIPEARLPVYSP; from the coding sequence ATGAGGGTGATCGACACGACGCTGCCAGGCGTCAAGCTGATCGAACCCGATGTCTTCGGCGACAGTCGCGGCTTCTTCTTCGAGGGCTGGAACCGCGCGCGTTATGCCGAACACGGCCTCGACTTCAATGTCGTGCAGACCAACATGTCGCGATCTGCACGCGGGGTATTGCGCGGTCTGCATTACCAGTGGCCGAATCCGCAGGGCAAACTCGTCAGCGTGATCGAGGGCGAGGTGTACGACGTCGCCGTCGATATCCGCCGTGGCTCGCCGACGTTCGGGCGGTGGACCGCCGCCGTGCTGTCGGCCGAGAACAAGCGCCAGATGTGGGTGCCGGAAGGCTTCGCGCACGGCTTCGTCGTGACCAGCGAACACGCGTTGTTCCACTACCTAGTGACCACACCGTATGACCGCGCCGCCGATGCGAATCTGCGCTGGAACGATGCCGCGCTGGCGATCGACTGGCCGATCGCCGAACCCGCACTGTCGGACAAGGACTTGAAGGCCCCGTTCCTCGCCGACATTCCCGAGGCACGCCTGCCGGTGTATTCGCCGTGA
- the rfbA gene encoding glucose-1-phosphate thymidylyltransferase RfbA produces the protein MKGIILAGGAGSRLHPLTLAVSKQLLPVYDKPMIYYPLSVLMLAGIRDVLIINTPHEQELFKRLLGDGSAWGMNIRYAVQPSPDGLAQAYLIGRDFVGGKPSCLVLGDNIFYGHGLTDVLRRAAAQTEGATVFGYYVRDPERYGVAEFDEAGRVLSLEEKPKQPKSNYAVTGLYFYDGQASDYAAALKPSPRGELEITDLNKVYLAQGNLRCEKLGRGYAWLDTGTHESLIEAGNFIETIVSRQGLRVCCPEEIAFQNGWIDAEQLLRIAAPLAKSGYGDYLARIARGEGMR, from the coding sequence ATGAAAGGCATCATTCTCGCCGGCGGCGCCGGTTCGCGCCTGCATCCGCTTACGCTCGCGGTCAGCAAACAGCTGCTGCCGGTGTACGACAAGCCGATGATCTATTACCCGCTCAGCGTGCTGATGCTCGCCGGCATCCGCGACGTGCTCATCATCAACACCCCGCACGAGCAGGAATTGTTCAAGCGCCTGCTCGGCGACGGCTCGGCCTGGGGCATGAACATCCGGTACGCGGTGCAGCCGAGTCCGGATGGTCTGGCGCAGGCGTATCTGATCGGGCGTGATTTCGTCGGCGGCAAGCCGTCCTGCCTGGTGCTCGGCGACAACATCTTCTACGGCCACGGCCTCACCGACGTGCTGCGGCGTGCGGCCGCACAGACCGAGGGCGCGACCGTGTTCGGCTACTACGTGCGCGACCCGGAACGCTACGGTGTCGCCGAGTTCGATGAGGCCGGTCGCGTGCTCAGCCTCGAGGAAAAGCCGAAACAGCCGAAGTCGAACTACGCCGTCACCGGCCTGTATTTCTACGATGGCCAGGCCAGCGACTACGCCGCCGCATTGAAACCTTCGCCGCGCGGCGAACTCGAGATCACCGACCTCAACAAGGTGTATCTGGCACAAGGCAATCTGCGCTGCGAAAAACTCGGTCGCGGTTATGCCTGGCTCGATACCGGCACGCACGAATCGCTGATCGAGGCCGGCAACTTCATCGAGACCATCGTCTCGCGCCAGGGCCTGCGCGTCTGCTGTCCGGAAGAAATCGCCTTCCAGAACGGCTGGATCGATGCCGAACAACTGTTGCGCATCGCCGCACCACTGGCCAAATCCGGCTACGGCGACTACCTCGCGCGCATCGCGCGCGGCGAGGGCATGCGATGA
- the rfbB gene encoding dTDP-glucose 4,6-dehydratase, with translation MQTLLVTGGAGFIGGNFVLDLVGGGEHRIINLDALTYAGNLDTLASLERSPHHKFVQGDIGDRDLVAQLLKQYQPSAVVNFAAESHVDRSIDGPGTFIQTNVVGTMNLLQATLGYWRELPEPEKSAFRFLHVSTDEVYGSLGDTGAFREDTPYAPNSPYSASKAASDHLVRAWHHTYGLPVLTTNCSNNYGPYQFPEKLVPLMIQKALMDQPLPVYGDGKNVRDWLYVLDHCRAIRTVLERGRVGEVYNVGGNAEMMNIDVVNTIIRLVDERRPRPNGTTRTDLITYVRDRPGHDRRYAIDAGKIRGELGWTPTETFESGIARTVDWYLAHQAWCGRVLDGSYRGERLGSA, from the coding sequence ATGCAGACACTTCTTGTTACCGGCGGCGCCGGCTTCATCGGCGGCAATTTCGTGCTGGACCTGGTCGGCGGCGGTGAACACCGCATCATCAACCTCGATGCACTGACCTATGCCGGCAACCTCGACACCCTGGCGTCGCTGGAACGCAGCCCGCACCACAAGTTCGTGCAGGGCGACATCGGCGATCGCGACCTCGTCGCGCAGCTGCTGAAGCAGTACCAGCCGAGTGCCGTCGTCAACTTCGCGGCCGAAAGCCATGTCGACCGCTCGATCGACGGCCCCGGCACCTTCATTCAGACCAATGTCGTCGGCACCATGAACCTGCTGCAGGCGACGCTCGGCTACTGGCGCGAACTGCCCGAGCCGGAGAAGTCGGCCTTCCGCTTCCTGCATGTCTCGACTGACGAGGTCTACGGCTCGCTCGGCGATACCGGCGCCTTCCGCGAAGACACGCCGTACGCCCCGAACTCGCCGTATTCGGCCAGCAAGGCCGCGAGCGATCATCTGGTCCGGGCCTGGCATCACACCTACGGCCTGCCGGTATTGACCACGAATTGCTCGAACAACTACGGGCCCTACCAGTTCCCGGAAAAGCTCGTGCCGCTGATGATCCAGAAGGCGCTGATGGACCAGCCGCTGCCGGTCTACGGCGACGGCAAGAACGTGCGCGACTGGCTGTATGTGCTCGACCACTGTCGTGCCATCCGCACCGTGCTTGAGCGCGGCCGTGTCGGCGAGGTCTACAACGTCGGCGGCAATGCCGAGATGATGAACATCGACGTCGTGAACACGATCATCCGGCTCGTCGACGAGCGCCGCCCGCGCCCGAACGGCACGACACGCACCGACCTGATCACCTACGTCCGCGACCGCCCCGGCCACGACCGTCGTTACGCCATCGACGCCGGCAAGATCCGCGGCGAACTCGGCTGGACCCCGACCGAAACCTTCGAATCCGGCATCGCCAGGACCGTCGACTGGTACCTCGCCCACCAGGCCTGGTGCGGTCGCGTCCTCGACGGCAGCTACCGCGGCGAACGCCTCGGCAGCGCATAA
- a CDS encoding helix-turn-helix transcriptional regulator: MTVVLAALAGFSIGMAGLLAVAMGTAYRDLPLSWTARFGGGVMLAGLAHTSWHHIGFAALVDAAPAPIYGWGLFLQSLGFYLLLRGLLQPAGLPHRLDGLLVAAVLGLAELTPPTLAIPVSLALGTGFALHLAALLYRLRTTRRWFRVELPVVGLFALMGLIVAVTGWLTPGTIGWPQFALVYSLQIAAAFLLVGWLLLAVPDLANKTQEAVAVSYAQSSLGRVDVDAASERLRQLFEHERVYRDEALSLSKVAALVELSAHQLSELLNARFGLGFSRYVRQYRVAAARRMLVEEPRASVLSVGLSVGFGSQSTFYVAFKDEVGVVPGEYRRRQLGPDASSVPE; encoded by the coding sequence ATGACGGTGGTACTGGCAGCGTTGGCAGGGTTCTCGATCGGGATGGCCGGTCTGCTGGCCGTGGCGATGGGCACGGCCTATCGGGATCTTCCGCTGTCCTGGACCGCTCGCTTCGGCGGTGGGGTGATGCTCGCGGGTCTGGCGCACACCTCCTGGCACCATATCGGGTTCGCGGCTCTGGTCGATGCGGCGCCCGCGCCGATCTATGGTTGGGGGCTCTTCCTGCAATCGCTCGGTTTCTATCTGCTGCTGCGCGGGCTGCTGCAACCGGCTGGCCTGCCGCATCGGCTGGATGGGCTGCTGGTGGCCGCCGTGCTCGGCCTGGCCGAATTGACCCCGCCGACCCTGGCCATCCCGGTGTCGTTGGCGTTGGGGACGGGTTTTGCCCTGCATCTTGCTGCGCTGCTGTATCGCTTGCGGACCACCCGCAGGTGGTTCCGGGTCGAACTTCCAGTGGTCGGTTTGTTCGCGCTGATGGGGCTGATCGTGGCGGTGACCGGCTGGCTGACGCCAGGCACGATCGGCTGGCCGCAGTTCGCGCTGGTGTATTCGCTCCAGATCGCCGCGGCCTTCCTGCTCGTCGGCTGGTTGCTGTTGGCGGTACCGGACCTGGCGAACAAGACCCAGGAAGCGGTGGCGGTCAGTTATGCGCAATCGAGTCTCGGTCGGGTCGATGTCGATGCGGCTTCCGAACGGTTGCGGCAATTGTTCGAGCATGAACGGGTCTACCGCGACGAGGCCCTGAGCCTGTCCAAGGTCGCCGCCCTGGTCGAGCTGAGCGCGCACCAGCTGTCGGAACTGCTCAATGCCCGGTTTGGCCTCGGCTTTTCCCGCTATGTGCGCCAGTACCGCGTCGCGGCCGCGCGGCGCATGCTGGTCGAGGAACCGCGCGCCTCGGTGCTGTCGGTCGGCCTGTCGGTCGGGTTCGGTTCGCAATCGACCTTCTACGTCGCCTTCAAGGACGAGGTCGGCGTGGTCCCGGGCGAATATCGGCGGCGACAACTCGGTCCGGATGCATCATCTGTTCCGGAATGA
- the ssb gene encoding single-stranded DNA-binding protein, translated as MSRGVNKVILVGNLGADPETRYTQSGGAITSIRIATSESWNDKQTGEKQERTEWHRIKFFGKLAEIAGEYLRKGSQVYVEGSLRTDKYTDKEGIERFSTDIIANEMQMLGGKPGAGEGGGSRSERPERSNAPRSGGGGGGGNYGGSDRGGGGGSSRPAAPQPSNTPFDDDEIPF; from the coding sequence ATGTCCCGCGGCGTCAACAAAGTCATCCTGGTCGGCAATCTCGGCGCCGATCCCGAAACCCGATACACCCAGAGTGGCGGCGCGATCACGTCGATCCGCATCGCCACGTCCGAGTCGTGGAACGACAAGCAGACCGGCGAGAAACAGGAACGGACCGAATGGCACCGCATCAAGTTCTTCGGCAAGCTGGCCGAAATCGCCGGTGAATACCTGCGCAAGGGCAGCCAGGTCTACGTCGAAGGGTCGTTGCGCACCGACAAGTACACCGACAAGGAAGGCATCGAGCGCTTCAGCACCGACATCATCGCCAACGAGATGCAGATGCTTGGCGGCAAGCCGGGCGCCGGCGAAGGCGGCGGCTCCCGCAGCGAACGCCCGGAACGCAGCAACGCCCCGCGCAGCGGTGGCGGTGGCGGTGGCGGCAATTACGGCGGGTCGGATCGCGGCGGCGGCGGTGGCAGCAGCCGCCCAGCAGCGCCGCAGCCGAGCAATACGCCCTTCGACGACGACGAAATTCCGTTCTAA
- a CDS encoding polyprenyl synthetase family protein: MAEVDRLIRRRLGSDVMLVNQVAEHIVSGGGKRLRPMLVLLAAEAAGYRGTQHFQAAAVIEFIHTATLLHDDVVDESDLRRGRRTANAVFGNAASVLVGDYLYSRAFQLMVELERMRIMQVMADTTNQIAEGEVLQLMHIGNPDTDEAAYLRVIERKTAVLFAAACRVGAILADAPKVVEDALADYGMALGMAFQIADDVLDYVSDADTMGKNVGDDLAEGKPTLPLIHALQHADAESAQTIRRVIETGGLDSLDRVIGAIRDSGAIDYSVARAQGYADAAHRALNALPDSVARASLDTLARYAICRDH, translated from the coding sequence ATGGCCGAGGTCGATCGCCTCATCCGGCGCCGGCTCGGTTCGGACGTGATGCTGGTGAACCAGGTCGCCGAACACATCGTCAGTGGGGGCGGCAAGCGCCTGCGGCCGATGCTGGTGCTGCTGGCGGCCGAAGCGGCGGGTTATCGCGGCACGCAGCACTTCCAGGCGGCGGCGGTGATCGAATTCATCCACACCGCGACCTTGCTGCACGACGACGTCGTCGACGAGTCCGACTTGCGCCGTGGCCGCCGCACCGCAAACGCGGTGTTCGGCAATGCCGCCAGCGTGCTGGTCGGCGACTACCTGTATTCGCGCGCCTTCCAGCTGATGGTCGAACTCGAGCGCATGCGCATCATGCAGGTGATGGCCGACACCACCAACCAGATTGCCGAAGGCGAAGTGCTGCAGTTGATGCACATCGGCAATCCGGACACCGACGAGGCCGCGTATCTGCGCGTGATCGAGCGCAAGACCGCGGTGCTGTTCGCGGCGGCGTGCCGTGTCGGCGCGATCCTTGCCGACGCGCCGAAAGTCGTTGAAGACGCGCTCGCCGATTACGGCATGGCGCTCGGCATGGCCTTCCAGATCGCCGATGACGTGCTCGACTACGTGTCGGATGCCGACACGATGGGCAAGAACGTGGGCGACGATCTCGCCGAAGGCAAGCCGACGCTGCCGTTGATCCACGCGCTCCAGCATGCCGATGCGGAATCGGCGCAGACCATTCGCCGCGTCATCGAAACCGGTGGCCTCGATTCGCTCGACCGAGTCATCGGCGCGATCCGCGACAGCGGTGCGATCGACTACAGCGTCGCGCGCGCGCAAGGCTATGCCGATGCGGCGCATCGCGCGTTGAACGCTTTGCCGGACAGCGTCGCGCGCGCAAGTCTGGACACGCTCGCGCGCTATGCGATTTGCCGCGATCACTGA
- a CDS encoding response regulator transcription factor, with product MDLEAHDQAPELRGLVFVVDDDPGMRSALTRLFISAGAKVSSFDSGQQLLAEERLDEVDCIVLDLRMPQMSGLQVQAALNDRQCRAPTLFLTGAADVPAAVSAMQGGAFDFIEKPFDNTHLLARVRSAIQHGIQQRHPAKSQQATELADFRRRLSLLTPREQQVLTQVVTGQTSKQIARTLGASHRTIEIHRAHVMEKLAAATLADLVRMHILSSAAN from the coding sequence ATGGATCTTGAAGCGCACGATCAGGCTCCGGAATTGCGCGGACTGGTGTTCGTGGTCGACGACGATCCAGGCATGCGCTCGGCATTGACCCGGCTGTTCATCTCCGCCGGGGCAAAGGTGTCGTCCTTCGATTCCGGCCAGCAGCTGCTTGCGGAAGAACGCCTCGATGAAGTCGACTGCATCGTGCTCGACCTCAGGATGCCGCAGATGAGTGGCCTGCAAGTGCAGGCGGCGCTGAACGATCGCCAATGCCGCGCGCCGACGCTGTTCCTGACCGGTGCCGCCGATGTGCCCGCCGCCGTGTCGGCGATGCAGGGCGGCGCATTCGACTTCATCGAGAAGCCTTTCGACAACACCCATCTGCTCGCCCGCGTTCGCTCCGCCATCCAGCACGGCATCCAGCAACGCCATCCGGCGAAGTCTCAACAGGCCACAGAGCTGGCCGATTTCCGGCGCAGGTTGTCGTTGCTGACGCCGCGCGAACAACAAGTGCTGACGCAGGTCGTCACCGGACAGACCAGCAAGCAGATCGCGCGTACGCTCGGGGCCAGTCATCGCACGATCGAAATCCATCGTGCGCACGTGATGGAGAAGCTTGCGGCCGCGACACTGGCGGACCTCGTCCGCATGCATATCCTGTCGAGCGCAGCCAACTAG